One Brevibacillus choshinensis genomic window carries:
- a CDS encoding MFS transporter, whose product MPFAVYVLGLMIFSMTTSEFMVAGMMASLSEEFGVSVAAVGYLISAYAAGMIVGGPLLTVGLLKVPRKQAFLALGGVFLVGQTLGALATSYEMMMAARVITGISSAATFGVSLSIGFTLVHPGALGRAASVILGGLMVATAIGLPAAMVFDQYFGWRASFWGVVVFVLLSGVLGQFVIPATPKPESVSIRGELAAFRNGNLWAAYATSMLIIGATFAAFSYFSPILTDLTGFGAAMVPLLLGIYGVATVAGNIVTGRFADRYMMPILIVGLLTLTVALVFFGLFAHSSVVAMIAVIVVGLAGVPMNPAMTTRITRVANTGSLVTTVHGSVISFGVVVGSSLGGLTIDAGYGLASPLWVGAVLGIIGLLSLLPFLRDTNRRQQTKMHEKKVANCVEQ is encoded by the coding sequence ATGCCATTTGCCGTCTATGTGCTAGGGTTGATGATTTTTTCCATGACGACTTCGGAGTTCATGGTGGCAGGGATGATGGCGTCCCTTTCGGAAGAATTCGGGGTGTCTGTCGCTGCTGTTGGTTATCTGATTTCCGCTTATGCCGCAGGGATGATCGTGGGCGGTCCGCTGCTGACGGTTGGATTGTTGAAGGTTCCGCGGAAACAGGCTTTTCTGGCATTGGGCGGTGTCTTTCTCGTCGGGCAGACTCTGGGAGCTCTCGCCACCAGCTACGAAATGATGATGGCGGCGCGAGTGATCACGGGCATTTCGTCAGCTGCGACTTTTGGTGTTTCTTTGTCCATTGGTTTTACCCTTGTCCATCCCGGAGCTCTAGGGCGTGCAGCTTCTGTCATTCTCGGAGGATTGATGGTCGCGACGGCCATTGGGCTTCCAGCGGCTATGGTGTTTGACCAGTACTTCGGGTGGCGGGCCAGTTTCTGGGGAGTCGTTGTTTTCGTCCTGCTATCGGGAGTGCTCGGGCAATTTGTCATTCCAGCTACACCCAAACCGGAGTCCGTCAGCATTCGTGGAGAGCTGGCTGCTTTCCGCAATGGGAACCTGTGGGCGGCGTACGCCACGAGCATGCTCATTATTGGAGCGACCTTTGCTGCATTCAGCTACTTTTCTCCGATCCTGACTGACCTCACTGGCTTTGGCGCGGCCATGGTTCCTCTGCTGTTGGGGATTTATGGTGTCGCGACGGTTGCTGGGAATATCGTGACGGGCAGGTTCGCCGATCGATACATGATGCCAATTTTGATCGTCGGGCTTCTCACATTGACGGTGGCACTGGTATTCTTTGGACTTTTTGCCCACAGTAGTGTTGTCGCCATGATTGCGGTTATCGTGGTTGGTCTGGCAGGTGTCCCGATGAATCCAGCGATGACGACTCGGATCACACGAGTTGCCAATACCGGATCATTGGTTACGACCGTCCATGGTTCTGTCATCAGTTTCGGCGTAGTGGTAGGATCATCGCTCGGCGGGCTCACCATCGACGCTGGCTACGGACTCGCGTCACCGCTATGGGTAGGTGCTGTCTTAGGGATCATAGGTCTCCTGTCTCTGCTGCCTTTCCTACGTGATACAAACCGCAGACAACAAACTAAAATGCATGAAAAGAAAGTGGCAAATTGCGTAGAGCAATAA
- a CDS encoding sensor histidine kinase, whose protein sequence is MKGIRTRLIVYFGLILLLIVLVLEGLFYWAVHTYYFGTATEALVTRSTTFTNFINKYATGYRLKDKARYILENASNEEYAKIEVLDTSGKVILNSYGFQTGEVIQTPDVLDALKGMTGIHVGKSPMTRERVIAVSTPLTFETEYSGVLRYTISAEPLYQAVNQIALYGAGVGAGVVFFAFALSLIIAKRIVDPIEDLTKAATQMATGNFSARAAKRYDDEVGTLAETFNYMAAEIGKNEKLKNDFISSVSHELRTPLTSIKGWSETLISGGLDEPEETMLGLEVISKETDRLISLVEELLDFSKFQSGEMKLSLERMDLREVLDDVHLQFAIRSQDKRVDLQMEIPSSPLAVMGDFNRLMQVFVNLLDNAFKFTPRGGTISVTAAESARRLIISVTDTGEGIDEGDLPHITGKFYKGRSKQSGSGLGLAICKEIIEFHGGRLFVNSILGQGTTITVDLPVAEAMSTPESAEKG, encoded by the coding sequence ATGAAGGGAATTAGGACCCGGCTGATCGTCTATTTCGGCCTGATCCTGCTCTTGATCGTTCTCGTGCTGGAAGGGTTGTTTTACTGGGCTGTGCACACCTACTACTTCGGCACAGCGACCGAAGCCTTGGTGACCCGCTCCACGACATTTACCAACTTTATCAATAAATACGCGACCGGCTATCGCCTCAAAGACAAGGCGCGCTACATTCTGGAGAACGCCTCGAACGAGGAATACGCCAAGATCGAGGTCCTGGATACCAGCGGCAAGGTCATTCTGAACTCGTACGGCTTTCAGACAGGAGAAGTGATCCAAACGCCCGATGTGCTGGACGCCTTGAAGGGGATGACAGGAATCCATGTGGGGAAAAGCCCCATGACTCGCGAGCGTGTCATCGCTGTGTCCACCCCGCTTACCTTTGAAACGGAATATTCGGGGGTCCTGCGCTATACGATTTCAGCGGAGCCTCTCTATCAAGCAGTCAACCAGATTGCCCTGTACGGAGCTGGCGTTGGGGCTGGCGTCGTGTTTTTCGCCTTTGCCCTCAGCCTGATCATTGCAAAGCGCATTGTCGATCCCATCGAAGATCTGACCAAAGCCGCTACGCAAATGGCAACCGGCAACTTCTCAGCACGTGCCGCCAAACGCTACGACGATGAAGTAGGGACCTTGGCTGAGACGTTTAACTACATGGCCGCGGAAATCGGTAAAAACGAAAAGCTGAAAAACGATTTTATTTCCTCCGTTTCTCATGAGCTGCGAACCCCCCTGACCTCGATCAAGGGCTGGAGTGAGACACTGATTTCCGGAGGCTTGGATGAACCGGAAGAAACGATGCTGGGACTGGAGGTCATCTCCAAGGAAACAGATCGCCTGATCAGCTTGGTGGAGGAGCTGCTCGACTTCTCCAAGTTTCAGTCCGGCGAGATGAAGCTCTCCTTGGAGCGAATGGATTTGCGGGAAGTGCTGGACGACGTGCATCTGCAGTTTGCCATTCGCTCCCAGGACAAACGGGTGGACCTTCAGATGGAAATCCCCTCTTCTCCCTTGGCAGTCATGGGAGATTTCAACCGTCTCATGCAGGTTTTCGTGAATCTGCTGGACAATGCGTTCAAATTTACACCGCGCGGGGGCACGATCAGTGTCACAGCAGCTGAATCTGCCCGCAGATTGATCATCTCCGTAACCGATACGGGGGAGGGCATCGATGAGGGCGACTTGCCGCATATCACCGGGAAGTTTTACAAAGGACGGTCCAAGCAATCCGGGAGCGGCCTGGGGCTTGCCATCTGCAAGGAAATTATCGAGTTCCACGGGGGTCGTTTATTCGTAAACAGCATCCTCGGACAAGGTACGACTATCACCGTCGATTTGCCTGTGGCAGAGGCTATGAGCACTCCTGAATCCGCAGAAAAAGGGTAG
- a CDS encoding response regulator transcription factor, translating into MKVLLLEDEKSIRDFVRINLKREGFEVVEAATGEEALELAGIHQDIEIAILDVMLPGIDGFEVCGLLRKKYPRLGIIMLTAKSQELDKVMGLEFGADDYVSKPFSPAELLARVKALHRRLSPIESPVEKNEIDIHPFTLLLDERKLIKKDQEIVLTPKEFAIIKLLAENANKAISRDEILTAVWGQFFVGDLKIVDVNIRRIRQKIEHDPAHPAFLETVWGYGYLWRKEVSDEGN; encoded by the coding sequence ATGAAAGTACTGCTGCTGGAAGACGAAAAATCAATCCGTGATTTTGTCCGCATCAACCTGAAGCGGGAAGGCTTCGAGGTGGTGGAAGCAGCGACAGGGGAAGAAGCGCTGGAGCTGGCCGGCATCCATCAGGATATCGAGATCGCCATCCTGGATGTCATGCTGCCGGGCATCGATGGCTTCGAGGTCTGCGGCCTTCTGCGCAAAAAATACCCTCGTCTCGGGATCATCATGCTTACCGCCAAAAGCCAGGAGCTGGACAAAGTGATGGGACTGGAATTCGGTGCAGACGATTACGTGAGCAAGCCCTTTAGTCCGGCAGAGCTGTTGGCTCGCGTAAAAGCGCTGCACCGACGACTCTCCCCCATCGAGTCTCCTGTGGAAAAGAATGAAATCGACATCCATCCGTTTACCCTCCTCTTGGATGAACGGAAGCTGATTAAAAAAGATCAGGAAATCGTACTGACTCCCAAAGAATTTGCGATTATCAAGCTGCTCGCTGAAAATGCCAACAAGGCCATCAGCCGCGATGAAATCCTGACAGCTGTCTGGGGGCAATTTTTCGTAGGCGACCTGAAAATTGTCGACGTCAACATCCGCCGCATCCGCCAAAAAATCGAGCACGACCCTGCCCATCCCGCCTTCCTGGAGACGGTATGGGGTTACGGGTATTTATGGCGAAAGGAAGTTTCCGATGAAGGGAATTAG
- a CDS encoding VCBS repeat-containing protein, with protein sequence MKKAWLYVAAISTMLISGCGLTDTPNELMRAPSADGDQQSINQAVMQFLPPGSQLTVPTHPDESSAVSLQDLDGDGSPEVTAFYKSEKTDYEIGVLILSQKQGNWAKVASFTGIGSELDYVMFTDITGDHIPEMMIGFGGGDDLNKELSVYSLAEGSLQELLKQTYSVMAVGDLNGDHVSELALVIHDHNNLTSKAQVYGATQKKLGKLTELELDGSVNGYEQAIIGKASANQNGLFIEAGLGAHSASTDLLVWDNGQLRNPLAKIDGQMDLTFKPYPLYSEDINDDGIIEIGVSTQPLGTDDLPMAAIPWISSYFHWDGATGLTHVEDHYQNYSYGIDFQIPQKWDGKYTIEIGQEPEIPPIHFLYFDETSKKKAELLTIQIVPQKSWSQFENDLKQKHVPYVLLKEEGKQVNVAIQPQGSPELNQSAMQEYKTMLLTPDEIRQLYRQMRLRF encoded by the coding sequence ATGAAAAAGGCATGGCTATACGTTGCCGCGATCTCCACGATGCTGATCAGTGGATGCGGACTTACCGATACGCCCAACGAATTGATGCGCGCCCCTTCCGCAGATGGCGACCAACAATCGATCAATCAGGCCGTGATGCAATTTTTGCCACCCGGCTCTCAGCTGACCGTCCCCACGCATCCGGACGAATCAAGCGCCGTGTCGTTGCAGGATCTGGACGGCGATGGTTCCCCGGAGGTCACGGCTTTCTACAAGTCGGAAAAAACGGATTACGAGATCGGCGTCCTGATCCTTTCGCAAAAACAGGGAAACTGGGCCAAGGTCGCTTCTTTCACAGGAATCGGCAGCGAGCTCGATTACGTCATGTTTACAGACATAACGGGTGACCATATCCCTGAGATGATGATCGGCTTTGGCGGGGGAGACGACCTGAACAAGGAGCTTTCCGTCTACTCACTCGCGGAAGGAAGCCTGCAAGAGCTGTTGAAGCAGACGTATTCCGTCATGGCTGTGGGTGATTTGAACGGAGACCATGTTTCCGAGCTCGCCCTGGTCATACACGATCACAATAACCTGACCTCCAAAGCCCAGGTCTACGGCGCCACGCAAAAGAAGCTGGGAAAGCTGACAGAGCTGGAGCTGGATGGCTCTGTGAATGGTTATGAGCAAGCGATTATCGGAAAAGCTTCCGCCAATCAGAATGGACTTTTCATCGAAGCCGGTCTCGGAGCACACTCGGCCTCCACTGACTTGCTAGTGTGGGACAACGGCCAGCTGCGCAACCCTCTGGCCAAGATCGACGGCCAAATGGACCTGACCTTCAAGCCCTATCCGCTCTACAGCGAGGACATCAACGACGATGGCATCATCGAAATAGGTGTCAGTACCCAACCGCTCGGTACCGACGATTTGCCTATGGCCGCCATCCCATGGATTTCTTCCTACTTCCATTGGGACGGCGCGACCGGACTCACTCACGTAGAAGATCATTACCAGAACTACTCGTACGGAATCGATTTTCAAATCCCGCAGAAATGGGATGGAAAGTATACCATCGAGATAGGCCAGGAGCCGGAAATCCCTCCGATCCACTTCCTCTACTTCGATGAGACGAGCAAGAAAAAAGCGGAGCTGCTCACGATCCAGATCGTCCCGCAGAAGTCCTGGAGCCAATTTGAAAATGACCTCAAACAAAAGCACGTGCCTTACGTCTTACTCAAAGAAGAAGGTAAGCAGGTAAATGTGGCGATTCAGCCGCAGGGTTCTCCTGAACTGAACCAGTCTGCTATGCAGGAATATAAAACGATGCTCCTGACGCCGGATGAGATTCGTCAGCTGTACCGTCAGATGCGTTTGCGCTTTTAG
- a CDS encoding GTP-binding protein, with translation MEDSRIPVTVLSGYLGAGKTTLLNHVLNNRDGLRVAVIVNDLSEVNVDGALVSQGGGISRVDEKVVEMSNGCICCTLREDLLTEVERLALEGRYDYILIESTGIGEPVPVAQTFTYVDEENGINLSEHCRLDTMVTVVDAYRFWHDFSSGESLLDREQAVGEEDTREVVDLLMSQIEFCDVLILNKCDLVDPQDLLQLEGVLRKLQPQARLIRSKRGQVDPHEILNTGLFDFERASQSAGWIAELEKEEHTPETDEYGISSFVYRARRPLHPERFGKWLSQWPEEVVRAKGFFWLATRNDFAMTLSQAGPSIEVGMAGFWTAALPNEERSALLAEDPEWANTWDPVHGDRITELVFIGIDMERERIENELNSCLLTDEEYSGDWSKLPDPLPTADTVVETMIS, from the coding sequence ATGGAAGATAGCCGGATACCCGTAACCGTGCTGAGTGGATATTTGGGAGCAGGCAAGACGACCCTGCTCAATCATGTGCTGAACAATCGTGACGGATTGCGCGTCGCCGTCATCGTCAATGACCTGAGTGAAGTGAACGTGGACGGAGCGCTCGTATCGCAAGGCGGCGGGATTTCCCGCGTAGACGAAAAGGTAGTAGAGATGTCAAACGGCTGCATCTGCTGCACGCTTCGAGAGGACTTGCTTACTGAAGTCGAGCGATTGGCTCTGGAAGGCCGTTATGATTACATACTGATCGAATCAACTGGCATTGGTGAGCCGGTGCCGGTCGCCCAGACGTTTACATATGTCGACGAAGAGAACGGCATTAATCTGTCTGAGCACTGCCGTCTGGACACCATGGTCACAGTCGTGGACGCATACCGATTCTGGCATGACTTTTCCTCGGGAGAAAGCTTGCTCGATAGGGAGCAGGCAGTGGGGGAGGAGGATACTCGCGAGGTCGTCGATCTGCTGATGAGCCAAATCGAGTTTTGCGATGTCCTCATCCTCAATAAATGCGATCTGGTCGACCCACAAGATCTGCTGCAGCTGGAAGGAGTTTTGCGCAAGCTGCAACCGCAAGCCCGGTTGATCCGCTCCAAACGGGGACAGGTAGATCCACACGAGATTTTGAATACAGGCTTGTTTGATTTTGAGCGGGCGAGTCAATCAGCAGGATGGATCGCGGAGCTGGAAAAGGAAGAGCACACGCCAGAGACAGATGAATATGGGATTTCATCATTTGTCTATCGGGCCAGGCGTCCCCTGCATCCCGAACGCTTTGGCAAATGGCTCAGCCAATGGCCGGAGGAAGTGGTTCGAGCCAAAGGATTCTTTTGGCTCGCGACCCGCAATGATTTCGCGATGACACTCAGTCAGGCGGGTCCATCGATTGAAGTCGGAATGGCAGGATTCTGGACAGCAGCGCTGCCAAACGAGGAGCGGAGCGCTCTTCTGGCCGAAGACCCTGAGTGGGCGAATACCTGGGACCCCGTACACGGGGATCGTATCACAGAGCTTGTGTTCATCGGGATCGACATGGAACGTGAGCGAATCGAAAACGAACTGAATTCTTGTCTTCTGACGGATGAAGAATACAGCGGGGACTGGTCGAAGCTGCCAGATCCGTTGCCCACGGCAGACACAGTCGTCGAGACGATGATTTCTTAA
- the rpmG gene encoding 50S ribosomal protein L33, whose protein sequence is MRVKITLQCTETGDRNYITTKNKRNHPERLELKKYSPRLKRCTLHRETK, encoded by the coding sequence ATGCGCGTCAAGATCACGCTGCAATGCACCGAAACAGGGGATCGCAACTACATCACCACAAAGAACAAGCGCAATCACCCCGAGCGCCTGGAGCTGAAGAAGTACTCTCCGCGCTTGAAGCGCTGCACCCTGCATCGGGAAACGAAATAG
- a CDS encoding GntP family permease — MILLLLLLSIIFIVYATARWKLHPFLSIISSTYIFALLTNLVGTLNGVEKPLIADIGKEIAGGFGSIITSIGLVIIFGTLIGKILENSGAAVKMAEVVLRLLGDRHPAIAMTVIGWIVSIPVFCDSGYVILSSLKKSLAKKTGVSVVTLAVALSTGLYATHTLVPPTPGPIAAATNVGIGPDGLFWVIVIGLIVSIPVALAGHIWARKVADKLPAELDEATETFEEYKKRFGTLPSGFAAFAPILIPIILMAIGSFANFPVGADTQGNKVLMTSGFTNTLFTFLGTPVNALFVGLLFAIFGLLPKRSEETLTKWMGDGLLDSAIIIMITGAGGALGAVIKATPIADYIKTLLDGNVALVGVGGLIVIFLIAAVIKTAQGSSTASLVITSTIAMPLLPSLGLDAMMGTVPIGQMLTVMAIGCGAMVVSHVNDSYFWVVTQFSKMSLTTAYRAQTLATLVQGITGIIVVAILGLILL; from the coding sequence ATTATTTTACTCTTACTCCTTCTGAGCATTATCTTCATCGTCTACGCTACAGCCAGATGGAAGCTTCACCCGTTCTTATCCATCATCAGCAGTACTTACATTTTCGCCTTGCTCACCAACCTCGTCGGTACCTTGAACGGAGTGGAAAAGCCGCTCATCGCCGATATCGGAAAAGAAATCGCCGGTGGCTTTGGCAGCATCATCACCAGCATTGGACTTGTCATCATCTTTGGTACTCTTATCGGAAAAATATTGGAAAACTCCGGTGCCGCTGTCAAAATGGCGGAAGTCGTCCTCCGCCTTCTCGGGGATCGACACCCGGCGATAGCCATGACCGTCATTGGCTGGATTGTCTCTATCCCTGTATTTTGCGATTCCGGTTACGTCATTCTCTCTTCGCTGAAAAAGTCCTTGGCCAAAAAGACTGGTGTAAGCGTCGTCACACTGGCGGTCGCTTTATCTACAGGACTTTATGCGACGCATACTCTGGTTCCTCCCACTCCAGGTCCGATCGCTGCGGCGACGAACGTCGGAATCGGTCCAGACGGGCTGTTCTGGGTCATCGTCATCGGCTTGATCGTATCCATACCGGTAGCTCTCGCCGGTCACATTTGGGCGCGAAAAGTGGCTGACAAGCTCCCGGCTGAGCTGGATGAAGCTACAGAAACATTCGAAGAGTACAAAAAGCGTTTCGGCACCTTGCCGTCGGGCTTTGCTGCCTTCGCTCCGATCCTGATCCCGATCATCCTGATGGCGATCGGTTCCTTCGCCAACTTCCCTGTCGGTGCGGACACACAAGGCAACAAGGTGCTGATGACCAGCGGCTTCACCAATACGCTCTTTACCTTCCTCGGTACGCCGGTCAACGCTTTGTTTGTCGGGCTTTTGTTCGCAATCTTCGGTTTGTTGCCAAAACGCAGCGAAGAGACTCTAACGAAGTGGATGGGCGACGGTCTCCTGGATTCAGCGATCATCATCATGATTACCGGTGCGGGTGGAGCTCTTGGCGCTGTGATCAAGGCTACGCCGATTGCGGACTATATCAAGACCTTGCTCGACGGAAATGTCGCCCTGGTCGGAGTAGGCGGACTCATCGTGATCTTCCTGATTGCAGCGGTCATCAAAACGGCCCAAGGCAGCTCTACCGCCTCTCTCGTCATCACCTCCACCATCGCCATGCCGCTGCTGCCTTCGCTCGGTCTGGATGCGATGATGGGCACGGTGCCGATCGGCCAAATGCTGACCGTCATGGCGATTGGCTGCGGCGCAATGGTCGTCAGCCACGTAAACGACTCTTACTTCTGGGTCGTCACCCAGTTCTCCAAAATGAGCCTGACTACTGCCTATCGCGCACAGACGCTGGCTACTTTGGTTCAGGGCATTACCGGTATCATTGTCGTAGCGATTTTGGGACTGATCCTGCTGTAA
- a CDS encoding glycerate kinase translates to MKIVIAPDSFKGSLTAKQAAEAIGAGVRKALPHSEIVIKPMADGGEGTLQCLVDATCGKLLETTVINPLGRDVRAPFGILGDGVTCVIEMAAASGLYLITAEERNPLLTTTYGFGQLIQAGLDLGCRRFILGIGGSATNDGGAGMLQALGFRLLDQDNQELTFGGGELSKLRRIDRSQADPRLANCEFVIACDVTNPFVGPNGASHVFGPQKGATPEMVLQLDDNLRHFADLIHAAEGIAIHDLAGTGAAGGVAGALLAFLNGHLQSGIEIVRETTNLAEALTDADLVFTGEGQVDFQTAQGKTPCGVAQLAKEHGIPVIILAGSIGKGIDALYKEGVTAVLSIANNPMSLEQSMAQAAELLELAAEQAVRIYTAKQI, encoded by the coding sequence ATGAAAATTGTCATTGCCCCTGATTCGTTTAAAGGAAGTCTTACCGCCAAGCAAGCAGCTGAAGCCATAGGGGCCGGTGTTCGCAAGGCGCTGCCACATAGCGAGATTGTCATCAAGCCCATGGCCGACGGCGGCGAAGGTACCCTGCAATGCCTCGTTGACGCTACTTGCGGCAAACTGCTGGAAACCACCGTCATCAACCCGCTCGGCCGAGACGTCCGTGCCCCATTTGGCATCCTCGGAGATGGAGTTACCTGCGTCATCGAGATGGCAGCCGCATCCGGTCTGTACCTGATCACAGCGGAGGAGAGAAATCCCCTTCTCACTACGACCTACGGCTTTGGGCAATTGATACAGGCTGGCTTGGACCTCGGCTGCCGCAGATTTATCCTCGGCATCGGCGGAAGCGCTACCAACGACGGAGGAGCCGGCATGCTCCAAGCCCTTGGCTTCAGGCTCCTGGACCAGGACAATCAGGAGCTGACTTTTGGGGGAGGTGAGCTTTCAAAGCTGAGGCGCATTGACCGCAGCCAGGCAGATCCGCGACTGGCGAATTGCGAGTTTGTCATCGCCTGCGACGTTACGAATCCGTTTGTCGGCCCGAATGGCGCTTCTCATGTGTTTGGTCCGCAAAAAGGAGCAACACCTGAAATGGTTCTGCAGCTGGACGACAATCTGCGTCACTTTGCCGATCTGATTCATGCGGCTGAAGGTATTGCGATTCATGATCTGGCTGGAACAGGTGCCGCGGGTGGAGTTGCCGGTGCCTTGCTGGCCTTTTTGAACGGTCACCTGCAATCCGGTATTGAAATCGTCCGCGAAACGACGAATCTGGCAGAAGCTCTGACCGATGCAGACCTTGTATTTACAGGGGAAGGGCAAGTCGACTTTCAAACCGCTCAAGGAAAAACGCCATGCGGTGTCGCGCAGCTGGCAAAGGAACACGGCATACCCGTCATCATTTTGGCTGGATCGATCGGAAAGGGAATCGATGCCCTGTATAAGGAAGGTGTCACGGCAGTACTGAGCATTGCCAACAATCCCATGTCTCTGGAGCAATCCATGGCGCAGGCCGCCGAGCTGCTGGAGCTGGCCGCTGAGCAGGCCGTGCGCATTTACACTGCCAAACAGATATAA
- a CDS encoding CdaR family transcriptional regulator, with protein MKLKKFLADKIVSRTMEVTQLNINVMDKDGIIISSSDDKRINTFHEAARQVIASGEEIVLTASESRKWTGTRPGINMPIFFDTEIVGVIGISGSPREVIPFGKAVRMMTEMMLQQAYLTEQMAMEERSLNFLIQDIISGTLDPSPAVVQSRGELLGLDLSGPRSIIIVQAAPTGEWTESPSRRKWLSKMAACFYQPQQVCISAVSHNRWIIVTDLRHCRSHQHVKQYLSEAAQRLRTALSPILGDSLLITMGNRYDRIRDLEHSFKEAQQTLQVIESFPEKGPICHFDDATLELMLIETPGPSRKRAVEQILGTLVQHPELMDTLQALFSSDLNLTNAALRLNIHRNTLLYRLERIEAMLGKNPRSFADAFRIQLALEMHRLGGIGYFSQK; from the coding sequence ATGAAGCTGAAAAAATTCCTCGCCGATAAGATTGTCAGCCGTACGATGGAAGTCACGCAGCTAAACATCAATGTCATGGACAAGGACGGCATCATTATCAGCTCAAGTGACGACAAGCGTATCAATACCTTTCACGAAGCTGCGAGGCAGGTCATCGCCTCCGGAGAAGAGATCGTGCTCACCGCATCGGAGAGCCGCAAATGGACGGGAACGCGCCCGGGAATCAACATGCCCATTTTCTTTGATACGGAAATTGTCGGCGTCATCGGCATATCCGGCTCTCCCCGGGAAGTCATTCCTTTTGGCAAGGCCGTGCGCATGATGACCGAAATGATGCTCCAGCAGGCTTATTTGACGGAGCAGATGGCGATGGAAGAGCGCTCTCTCAACTTTTTGATCCAGGATATTATCTCTGGAACGCTCGATCCCTCCCCCGCCGTCGTCCAGTCTCGCGGGGAGCTCCTCGGCTTGGATTTGAGCGGTCCACGCTCGATCATCATCGTACAGGCAGCCCCTACAGGCGAATGGACGGAAAGCCCCTCGCGCAGAAAATGGCTTTCCAAAATGGCCGCATGCTTTTACCAGCCACAGCAAGTGTGCATCTCGGCCGTAAGTCATAACCGCTGGATCATCGTCACGGATTTGCGCCACTGCCGCAGCCATCAGCACGTCAAGCAATACCTGTCAGAAGCGGCTCAGCGTCTGCGGACCGCATTGTCTCCTATCCTTGGCGACAGCCTCTTGATTACGATGGGCAATCGCTACGATCGTATCCGCGATCTGGAACACTCGTTCAAGGAAGCGCAGCAAACCTTGCAGGTAATTGAAAGCTTTCCGGAAAAAGGACCGATCTGTCATTTTGATGACGCCACACTGGAGCTGATGCTGATCGAAACGCCTGGTCCCTCCCGAAAGCGAGCTGTTGAGCAAATTCTCGGGACCCTCGTCCAGCATCCGGAGCTGATGGACACCTTGCAGGCCTTGTTTTCCTCCGACCTAAATCTCACCAACGCGGCTTTGCGACTGAACATCCATCGAAACACCCTCCTGTATCGGCTGGAACGGATCGAAGCCATGCTGGGCAAAAATCCACGCAGCTTTGCCGATGCCTTTCGCATCCAGCTGGCTCTCGAAATGCATCGCCTCGGAGGCATTGGATACTTCTCACAAAAGTGA